The Comamonas sp. GB3 AK4-5 genome includes a region encoding these proteins:
- the cphA gene encoding cyanophycin synthetase produces MEISRTRSLRGPNLWSRNTAVEAVVVCTPVECDIAQLTGFEDRLRARFPAIGPLHPQGADKPVSLADVLEVATLSLQAQAGCQVTFSRTHATLEEGTFQVVVEYTEEAVGRMALEQAEALIQAALNDSAFDATPVIAALRELDEDDRIGPSTGAIVDAAVARGIPFRRMTAGSMVQLGWGSKARRFQAAEVDQTSAVAESIAQDKDLTKRLLHAAGVPVPLGRPVTDLEDAWAVAQEVGLPVVVKPQDGNQGKGVTVNITTRAQLEAAYATSMQYGDDAMVERFLPGHDFRLLVVGDQLVAAARREPPQVLGDGEHTIRELVDIVNQDPRRGSGHGTALTKIRLDDIALARIASEGLTADSVPVQGQRVVLRNNANLSTGGSATDVTDDVHPEVAARAIEAAQTIGLHICGVDVICESVLHPLEEQNGGIVEVNAAPGLRMHLAPSFGKPRNVGTPMVDLLFTGNDDGRIPLVAVTGTNGKTTTARLIGQLFTSQGLRVGMTSTDGVYVNGRQIDSGDCSGPKSARNVLSHPEVDAAVLECARGGILREGLGFDRCQVAVVTNVGEGDHLGLNFITTVDELMVLKRVIVQNVAPNGYGVLNAIDPHVSAMAAHCTGKVIFFGADRHHPVMATHRAQGNRVVYVDGDHIVAAEGSWRESVPLRDIPVTRNGSIGFQVDNAMAAIGAAWAVGLPWDTIKRGLAGFVNDSDNAPGRFNVMDYKGATIIADYGHNPDAIRALTKAVEAMPAKKRSVVISGAGDRRDQDITEQTAILGHAFDDVILYQDACQRGREDGEVIGLLRKGLEGASRTSYVTDIHGEFIAIDHALARLQTGDLCLVLVDQVEEALAHLQKRIAEA; encoded by the coding sequence ATGGAAATCTCTCGTACCCGTTCCCTGCGTGGCCCCAACCTGTGGAGCCGCAACACTGCCGTGGAAGCCGTGGTTGTGTGCACACCGGTGGAATGCGATATCGCCCAGCTGACCGGTTTTGAAGACCGGCTGCGCGCCCGTTTCCCCGCCATTGGCCCGCTGCACCCCCAGGGTGCCGACAAGCCGGTGTCCCTGGCCGATGTGCTGGAAGTGGCCACGCTGTCGCTGCAGGCCCAGGCCGGCTGCCAAGTGACCTTCAGCCGCACCCATGCCACGCTGGAGGAAGGCACCTTCCAGGTGGTGGTCGAGTACACCGAAGAGGCCGTGGGCCGCATGGCGCTGGAGCAGGCCGAAGCCCTGATCCAGGCCGCGCTGAACGACAGCGCTTTTGACGCCACGCCCGTGATCGCGGCCCTGCGCGAGCTGGATGAGGACGATCGCATCGGTCCTTCCACTGGTGCCATCGTCGATGCAGCCGTGGCCCGTGGTATCCCCTTTCGCCGCATGACGGCAGGCTCCATGGTGCAGCTGGGCTGGGGCTCCAAGGCCCGCCGCTTCCAGGCCGCCGAGGTGGACCAGACCAGCGCCGTGGCCGAGTCCATTGCGCAAGACAAAGACCTGACCAAGCGCCTGCTGCACGCGGCCGGCGTGCCCGTGCCACTGGGCCGCCCCGTCACCGATCTGGAAGATGCCTGGGCCGTAGCCCAGGAAGTGGGCCTGCCCGTGGTGGTCAAGCCCCAGGACGGCAACCAGGGCAAGGGCGTGACGGTGAACATCACCACCCGCGCCCAGCTGGAAGCTGCCTACGCCACCTCCATGCAATATGGCGACGATGCCATGGTGGAGCGTTTTCTGCCCGGCCACGACTTCCGCCTGCTGGTGGTCGGCGACCAGTTGGTGGCCGCCGCCCGCCGCGAGCCACCCCAGGTGCTGGGTGATGGCGAGCACACCATTCGTGAACTGGTGGACATCGTCAACCAAGACCCACGCCGCGGCTCCGGCCATGGCACGGCGCTGACCAAGATTCGCCTGGACGACATCGCCCTGGCCCGCATCGCCTCCGAAGGCCTGACCGCCGACAGCGTGCCCGTGCAGGGCCAGCGCGTGGTGTTGCGCAACAACGCCAATCTGTCCACCGGCGGCAGCGCCACCGATGTGACCGATGACGTCCACCCCGAAGTGGCCGCCCGCGCCATTGAAGCCGCCCAGACCATAGGCCTTCACATCTGCGGCGTGGACGTGATCTGCGAGTCCGTGCTGCATCCGCTGGAAGAGCAAAACGGCGGCATCGTCGAAGTGAATGCCGCCCCCGGCCTGCGCATGCACTTGGCGCCCTCCTTCGGCAAGCCCCGCAACGTGGGCACACCCATGGTGGACCTGCTGTTCACCGGCAACGATGACGGTCGCATTCCCCTGGTGGCCGTCACGGGCACCAATGGCAAGACCACCACGGCCCGCTTGATCGGCCAGCTGTTCACCTCGCAAGGTCTGCGCGTGGGCATGACCAGCACCGATGGCGTCTACGTCAACGGCCGCCAGATTGACAGCGGCGACTGCTCCGGCCCCAAGAGCGCGCGCAATGTACTCTCCCACCCCGAGGTGGACGCCGCCGTGCTGGAATGCGCCCGTGGCGGCATTTTGCGCGAAGGCCTGGGCTTTGACCGCTGCCAGGTGGCCGTGGTCACCAATGTGGGCGAGGGCGACCACCTGGGCCTGAACTTCATCACCACCGTCGACGAGCTGATGGTCTTGAAGCGCGTCATCGTGCAGAACGTGGCCCCCAATGGCTACGGCGTGCTCAACGCCATCGACCCCCATGTCTCGGCCATGGCCGCGCATTGCACCGGCAAGGTGATCTTCTTCGGTGCCGACCGCCACCACCCCGTCATGGCCACCCACCGTGCCCAAGGCAACCGCGTAGTCTATGTGGACGGCGACCATATCGTGGCCGCCGAAGGTTCGTGGCGCGAATCCGTGCCGCTGCGCGACATCCCCGTGACCCGCAACGGCAGCATCGGCTTCCAGGTCGACAACGCCATGGCCGCCATTGGCGCGGCCTGGGCCGTCGGCCTGCCCTGGGACACCATCAAGCGCGGCCTGGCCGGCTTTGTGAACGACAGCGACAACGCCCCCGGCCGTTTCAATGTGATGGATTACAAGGGCGCCACCATCATTGCCGACTACGGCCACAACCCCGACGCCATCCGCGCGCTGACCAAGGCCGTGGAAGCCATGCCCGCCAAGAAGCGCAGCGTGGTGATCTCCGGCGCCGGCGACCGCCGCGACCAGGACATCACCGAGCAGACCGCCATCCTCGGCCATGCGTTTGACGACGTCATCCTCTACCAGGATGCCTGCCAGCGCGGCCGTGAAGACGGCGAAGTCATCGGCCTGCTGCGCAAGGGCCTGGAAGGCGCCAGCCGCACCAGCTATGTGACCGACATCCATGGCGAATTCATCGCCATCGACCATGCGCTGGCGCGCCTGCAAACGGGTGATCTGTGTCTGGTGCTGGTGGACCAGGTGGAAGAGGCCCTGGCCCATTTGCAAAAGCGCATCGCCGAAGCCTGA
- the cphA gene encoding cyanophycin synthetase: MAKTFNDIQLLRTTFLRGPSVWTYRPVLEVWLDLGELEDYPSDKIPGLNERLTSWLPDLVEHTCGVGERGGFIQRLEGGTWMGHVLEHVIIELLNLAGMPAEFGQTREISQRGVYRMVFRCPEEAVARVALEHGHKLLMAAINDQPFDLKPAVHAIKTAINDRYLGPSTGCIVDAAGERRIPHIRLNDGNLVQLGYGAAQRRIWTAESDQTSAIAEGIAQDKDFTKRLLTACGVPVPEGQIVASPEEAWEVAQDIGFPVTVKPSDGNHARGVTLELSTEADIKAAFALAQPEGSDVIVERFIDGVEHRLLVVGGKVVAATKGETVSVHGNGKATLRELVDVLNQDPRRGPEQEYPLDWIKLDAGAVKLELNRQHVTPDSVIPQGQSVLLQRNGNMAIDCTDDVHPDVAYYAALAAKIVGLDIAGMDMILKDVSQPMQGQGAILEVNAGPGLLMHLKPTSGAPRPVGMAIADHLFPREDGAGAGRIPLVGIVGTRDNAFIARLVGWLLQLSGKLTGVASSEGMFLNNRQTQKTNTANWAGAHRLLTNRLAQAAVIQTTSRSILEEGLAYDRCLVGVVTDMDGFESLADHDVHEAGQMRRVLRTQIDVVLSEGAGVLNADLPEVAELAELCDGEVLLYSTEADNAAVAAHRVQPEGRAVLVRGKQVILATGSQERVLGTLDALRQPTGLSVDTPALLAAIATAWSMDIAPDLIAAGIKTFEYSRA, translated from the coding sequence ATGGCGAAGACATTCAACGACATCCAACTCTTGCGCACCACTTTCCTGCGCGGCCCCAGCGTTTGGACCTATCGGCCCGTGTTGGAAGTCTGGCTGGATCTGGGAGAGTTGGAAGACTATCCCTCAGACAAGATTCCTGGACTCAACGAGCGCCTGACCAGCTGGCTGCCCGACCTGGTCGAGCACACCTGCGGCGTGGGCGAGCGCGGCGGCTTCATCCAACGCCTGGAAGGCGGCACCTGGATGGGCCATGTGCTGGAGCATGTGATCATCGAGCTGCTGAACCTGGCCGGCATGCCTGCCGAATTCGGCCAAACCCGCGAAATCTCGCAACGCGGCGTCTACCGCATGGTGTTCCGCTGCCCTGAAGAGGCCGTGGCCCGCGTGGCGCTGGAGCATGGCCACAAGCTGCTGATGGCCGCCATCAACGACCAGCCGTTTGACCTCAAACCAGCGGTTCACGCCATCAAGACGGCCATCAACGACCGTTACCTCGGCCCCTCCACCGGCTGCATTGTCGATGCAGCTGGCGAGCGCCGCATCCCCCATATTCGCCTGAACGATGGCAACCTGGTCCAGTTGGGCTATGGCGCAGCCCAACGCCGCATCTGGACGGCCGAGTCCGACCAGACCAGTGCCATTGCCGAAGGCATTGCCCAGGACAAGGACTTCACCAAGCGCCTGCTGACGGCCTGCGGCGTGCCCGTGCCCGAGGGCCAGATCGTGGCCAGCCCCGAAGAGGCCTGGGAAGTGGCCCAGGACATCGGCTTCCCCGTCACCGTCAAGCCTTCGGACGGCAACCACGCCCGGGGCGTGACGTTGGAGCTGTCCACCGAGGCCGACATCAAGGCCGCCTTTGCCCTGGCCCAGCCTGAGGGCTCGGACGTCATCGTCGAGCGCTTCATCGACGGCGTGGAGCACCGCCTGCTGGTGGTGGGCGGCAAGGTCGTCGCCGCCACCAAGGGCGAGACCGTGTCCGTGCACGGCAACGGCAAGGCCACGCTGCGCGAGCTGGTGGATGTGCTCAACCAGGACCCACGCCGTGGCCCCGAACAGGAATACCCGCTGGACTGGATCAAGCTGGACGCCGGCGCCGTCAAGCTGGAGCTGAACCGCCAGCATGTCACGCCCGACTCCGTCATCCCCCAGGGCCAGAGCGTGCTGCTGCAGCGCAATGGCAACATGGCCATTGACTGCACCGACGACGTACACCCCGACGTGGCCTATTACGCCGCGCTGGCCGCCAAAATCGTGGGCCTGGACATTGCCGGCATGGACATGATCCTGAAGGATGTCTCCCAGCCCATGCAGGGCCAGGGCGCCATTTTGGAAGTGAATGCCGGCCCCGGCCTGCTGATGCACCTCAAGCCCACCAGCGGCGCACCCCGCCCCGTGGGCATGGCGATTGCCGACCACCTGTTCCCGCGCGAAGACGGCGCCGGCGCCGGCCGCATTCCCCTGGTGGGCATTGTGGGCACGCGTGACAACGCCTTCATCGCCCGCCTGGTGGGCTGGCTGCTGCAGCTGTCGGGCAAGCTCACCGGCGTGGCCTCCAGCGAAGGCATGTTCCTGAACAACCGCCAGACGCAAAAAACCAATACCGCCAACTGGGCCGGCGCCCACCGCCTGCTGACCAACCGCCTAGCCCAGGCCGCCGTGATCCAGACCACCTCGCGCTCCATCCTGGAAGAAGGCCTGGCCTATGACCGCTGCCTGGTCGGCGTGGTCACCGACATGGATGGTTTTGAATCCCTGGCCGACCACGATGTGCACGAAGCCGGCCAGATGCGCCGCGTGTTGCGCACCCAGATCGACGTGGTGCTGAGCGAAGGCGCCGGTGTGCTGAACGCCGACCTGCCCGAAGTGGCCGAGCTCGCCGAGCTGTGCGATGGCGAGGTGTTGCTGTATTCCACCGAGGCCGACAACGCCGCCGTGGCGGCCCACCGCGTCCAGCCCGAAGGCCGCGCCGTGCTGGTGCGCGGCAAGCAGGTGATTCTGGCCACCGGTTCCCAGGAGCGGGTGCTGGGCACCCTGGACGCGCTGCGCCAGCCCACCGGCCTGAGCGTGGACACCCCGGCCCTGCTGGCCGCGATTGCCACGGCCTGGTCCATGGACATTGCGCCTGACCTGATCGCCGCAGGCATAAAAACTTTTGAATACAGCCGAGCCTGA
- a CDS encoding ABC transporter ATP-binding protein — MHIHHAIEASGVSDGPFGADLRAQLAPHENVLSVLPVDLTVDLRFASGLVVVTSSRLLARVDSDGGWSVWPLSPALRLQLLDHAGVGTLELHDGSQRLALWRFRLAVQNEAFRLIQRFDQQRALLAQGDMPGHVQESDEVLCEVCSTPLPPDSDECPACARQQAPQPSTWVLLRLWRFARPYRGQLLLGFLLTLATTSAQMVAPYLTIPLMDKILIPFQNGEKIDPNLVTFYLSALLVSALLAWMLGWARTFVLARVSERIGAGLRTSTYNHLLTLSVDYYGSKRTGDLMARIGAETDRINLFLSLNALDFATDVLMMVMTSVILFTINPWLALVTLVPLPFIAWMIHTVRDKLRTGFEKIDRVWSEVTNVLADTIPGIRVVKAFAQEKREADRFAEANQVNLQANDKVNKTWSLFTPTVTLLTEMGLLVVWGFGIYLVAHENITVGILTAFIAYIGRFYSRLDSMSRIVSVTQKAAAGAKRIFDILDHVSNVPEPSNPVKLAKTQGAITMDDVGFRYGSRAVIKHLNLQIQPGEMIGLVGHSGSGKSTLVNLICRFYDVSEGSIQLDGVDVRRMAVSDYRSNIGLVLQEPFLFFGTIAENIAYGKPGATREEVVAAARAAHAHEFILRLPHGYDSLVGERGQGLSGGERQRISIARALLIDPRILILDEATSAVDTETEKEIQKALDNLVQGRTTIAIAHRLSTLRKADRLVVMDRGEIVEVGPHDALMEAKGHYWRLYEAQARRAEEDAQAAGLTLQVSHQE, encoded by the coding sequence ATGCACATTCACCATGCTATAGAGGCCTCAGGCGTCTCGGATGGCCCTTTCGGGGCTGACTTGCGGGCGCAGCTCGCACCCCATGAAAACGTATTGTCCGTCCTTCCGGTTGACTTGACGGTCGATTTGCGCTTCGCGTCCGGACTGGTAGTGGTCACTTCCTCTCGCCTGCTGGCGCGTGTGGATTCGGATGGAGGCTGGTCTGTCTGGCCCTTGTCACCCGCTCTGCGTTTGCAGTTACTGGACCATGCTGGCGTGGGCACGCTGGAGCTGCACGATGGCAGCCAGCGCCTGGCGCTGTGGCGCTTTCGCCTGGCCGTGCAGAACGAGGCGTTTCGCCTCATCCAGCGCTTTGACCAGCAGCGCGCGCTGCTGGCCCAGGGGGATATGCCGGGCCATGTCCAGGAGAGCGACGAGGTGCTGTGCGAGGTCTGCAGCACGCCGCTGCCCCCTGACAGCGATGAATGCCCGGCCTGTGCCCGCCAGCAGGCGCCCCAGCCTTCCACCTGGGTGCTGCTGCGCCTGTGGCGTTTTGCCCGGCCTTACCGGGGCCAGCTGTTGCTGGGCTTTTTGCTGACGCTGGCCACCACATCCGCCCAGATGGTGGCGCCGTATCTGACCATTCCGTTGATGGACAAAATTCTGATTCCCTTTCAGAACGGCGAAAAAATTGATCCGAATCTGGTTACTTTCTACCTGAGTGCCTTGCTGGTGTCGGCGCTTTTGGCGTGGATGCTGGGTTGGGCGCGTACCTTTGTGCTGGCCAGGGTCTCCGAGCGCATTGGCGCCGGGCTGCGCACCTCCACCTACAACCATTTGCTGACGCTGTCGGTGGACTACTACGGCAGCAAGCGCACCGGCGACCTGATGGCGCGCATTGGTGCCGAAACCGACCGCATCAATCTGTTCCTGTCGCTGAACGCCCTGGATTTCGCCACCGACGTGCTGATGATGGTGATGACCTCGGTGATCCTCTTCACCATCAACCCCTGGCTGGCGCTGGTCACCCTGGTGCCCCTGCCCTTTATTGCCTGGATGATCCACACCGTGCGCGACAAGCTGCGCACCGGCTTCGAGAAGATTGACCGTGTCTGGTCCGAAGTGACCAATGTGTTGGCAGACACCATTCCCGGCATCCGCGTGGTCAAGGCCTTTGCCCAGGAAAAGCGCGAGGCCGACCGTTTTGCTGAGGCCAACCAGGTCAATCTGCAGGCCAACGACAAGGTGAACAAGACCTGGTCGCTGTTCACCCCCACCGTCACCCTGCTGACCGAAATGGGTCTGCTGGTGGTCTGGGGCTTTGGTATCTATCTGGTGGCCCACGAAAACATCACCGTGGGTATCTTGACGGCCTTTATTGCCTACATAGGCCGCTTCTACAGCCGCCTGGATTCGATGAGCCGCATTGTCTCGGTGACGCAAAAAGCGGCCGCCGGTGCCAAGCGCATCTTCGACATCCTGGACCATGTCAGCAACGTGCCCGAGCCCAGCAACCCGGTGAAGCTGGCCAAGACGCAGGGAGCGATCACCATGGATGACGTGGGCTTTCGCTACGGTAGCCGCGCCGTCATCAAGCACTTGAACTTGCAGATACAACCCGGCGAGATGATTGGCCTGGTGGGTCACAGCGGCTCGGGCAAGAGCACGCTGGTGAACCTGATCTGCCGCTTCTACGATGTGTCCGAAGGCTCCATCCAGCTCGACGGCGTGGATGTGCGCCGCATGGCCGTGTCGGACTATCGCAGCAACATTGGCCTGGTGCTGCAAGAGCCCTTTTTGTTCTTTGGCACCATTGCCGAGAACATCGCCTATGGCAAGCCCGGTGCCACGCGGGAGGAAGTGGTGGCCGCAGCCCGCGCCGCCCATGCCCACGAATTCATTCTGCGCCTGCCCCATGGCTATGACTCGCTGGTGGGCGAGCGCGGCCAGGGCCTGTCGGGCGGCGAGCGCCAGCGCATCTCGATTGCCCGCGCCCTGTTGATCGACCCGCGCATCTTGATCCTGGACGAGGCCACCTCGGCCGTGGATACCGAGACGGAAAAGGAAATCCAGAAGGCGCTGGACAACCTGGTGCAAGGCCGCACCACGATTGCCATTGCCCACCGCCTGTCCACGCTGCGCAAGGCGGATCGCCTGGTGGTGATGGACCGTGGCGAGATTGTGGAAGTGGGGCCGCACGACGCGCTGATGGAGGCCAAGGGCCATTACTGGCGCCTGTACGAGGCCCAGGCCCGTCGCGCCGAAGAAGATGCCCAGGCCGCCGGCCTGACGCTGCAAGTCTCGCACCAGGAGTAA
- a CDS encoding DUF1854 domain-containing protein codes for MLHTTDSNLAGLRLSRNAHGRLVLTLSSGQTFEAVVPVRAYPLIAPEEGLSLVATDGKEALWVDRMADLPAEVRALIEEDLAVREFVPTILAIRNVSSFSTPSTWDLETDRGPAQMVLKAEEDIRKLEGRTKLLISGSDGVQYRIPDSNQLDKASRKLLGRFL; via the coding sequence ATGCTGCACACAACCGATTCCAATCTGGCGGGCCTGCGGCTCAGTCGCAACGCCCATGGCCGTCTGGTGTTGACCTTGAGCAGCGGCCAGACCTTTGAGGCCGTGGTGCCGGTGCGCGCCTACCCCTTGATCGCGCCGGAAGAAGGCCTGTCTCTGGTGGCCACCGACGGCAAGGAAGCCTTGTGGGTGGACCGCATGGCCGACCTGCCGGCCGAAGTCCGTGCGCTGATCGAGGAAGACCTGGCGGTGCGCGAGTTTGTGCCGACCATCTTGGCCATTCGCAATGTGTCGAGTTTTTCCACGCCCAGCACCTGGGACTTGGAGACCGACCGGGGACCTGCGCAGATGGTGCTCAAGGCCGAGGAAGACATCCGCAAGCTGGAAGGGCGCACCAAGCTTTTGATCAGCGGCAGCGACGGGGTGCAGTACCGCATTCCGGACAGCAACCAGCTGGACAAGGCCTCGCGTAAATTGTTGGGACGATTTTTGTAA
- a CDS encoding EF-hand domain-containing protein, with protein sequence MSLPRLLLSLALCAAAAAPLAPTWAQGQIDPVAMTGPDGKPLSQGEIKAIKDFQMLDFNRDGKISRKELALVPRLYGSFDEADTNHDGYLTLDEVRAFAIKYRAQRDAAKAAQAAASESTPK encoded by the coding sequence ATGTCCCTGCCCCGATTGCTTCTGTCCCTGGCCTTGTGCGCTGCGGCTGCCGCACCGCTGGCGCCAACCTGGGCCCAGGGCCAGATCGACCCCGTGGCCATGACCGGCCCGGACGGCAAACCCCTGTCCCAGGGTGAAATCAAGGCCATCAAAGACTTCCAGATGCTGGACTTCAACAGGGACGGCAAGATCAGCCGCAAGGAGCTGGCCCTGGTGCCACGCCTGTATGGCTCTTTTGACGAGGCTGACACCAACCACGACGGCTATCTGACCCTGGACGAGGTGCGTGCCTTTGCCATCAAGTACCGGGCCCAGCGCGATGCGGCCAAGGCAGCCCAGGCTGCAGCCAGCGAGAGCACTCCAAAATAG
- a CDS encoding 5'-nucleotidase, which translates to MAISLQDKLVVAISSRALFNFEDENRVFNQDPAAYVALQRSQLDRPAAPGVALPLVRKLLAFNTAEQARVEVVVLSRNDPVSGMRVFRSAKAHGLNDIQRGVFTQGRDPFGYLRPLGAHLFLSANAADVSEALRLGYPAARVLTESAGASTNYPQELRIAFDGDAVLFSDEAERIYQAEGLDAFQRHEVEHVTQPLPDGPFKPLLAALHRLQQAAQAGETGGMRLRTALVTARSAPAHERAIRTLMDWNIGVDEAMFLGGLSKGEFLREFEPDFFFDDQTGHVTSAAAHVPSGHVHSGVTNPP; encoded by the coding sequence ATGGCCATCTCCCTTCAAGACAAGCTGGTCGTTGCCATCTCCTCCCGCGCCCTGTTCAACTTCGAGGACGAGAACCGCGTCTTCAACCAGGACCCTGCTGCCTACGTGGCCCTGCAGCGCAGCCAGCTGGACCGCCCCGCCGCTCCCGGCGTGGCCCTGCCGCTGGTGCGCAAGCTGCTGGCCTTCAACACGGCAGAGCAGGCGCGCGTGGAGGTGGTGGTGCTGTCGCGCAATGACCCGGTCAGTGGCATGCGGGTGTTTCGCAGCGCCAAGGCCCATGGGCTGAACGACATCCAGCGCGGCGTGTTCACCCAGGGGCGCGACCCCTTCGGCTATCTGCGGCCGCTGGGGGCCCATTTGTTTCTGTCCGCCAATGCTGCCGACGTGAGCGAAGCCCTGCGCCTGGGCTACCCGGCTGCGCGCGTACTGACCGAGTCGGCCGGTGCCAGCACCAACTATCCGCAGGAGCTGCGCATTGCCTTTGACGGCGACGCAGTGCTGTTTTCCGACGAGGCCGAACGCATCTACCAGGCCGAAGGGCTGGACGCTTTTCAGCGCCACGAGGTGGAACATGTCACCCAGCCCCTGCCGGATGGCCCGTTCAAGCCGCTTTTGGCCGCCTTGCACCGGCTGCAACAGGCCGCCCAGGCAGGCGAAACCGGCGGCATGCGGCTGCGCACCGCACTGGTCACGGCCCGCAGCGCGCCGGCGCATGAACGCGCCATCCGCACGCTGATGGATTGGAATATTGGGGTGGACGAGGCCATGTTTCTGGGCGGTCTGTCCAAAGGGGAGTTTCTGCGCGAGTTCGAGCCCGACTTCTTTTTTGACGACCAGACCGGTCATGTCACCTCGGCCGCAGCCCATGTGCCCTCAGGCCATGTGCACAGCGGGGTCACCAATCCCCCCTGA
- a CDS encoding glutathione S-transferase family protein, whose product MTTQAPTLRLFFHPRSRAAMVRWMLEECGAHYDITRLEFHTSMKAPDYLALNPMGKVPALTHGDTVITETAAILTYLADLFPEKNLAPATGNPLRGSYYRWMFFLAGPADAALTAKYFGHLDQQTPEQVFMAGYGSLDDVVETLRLAVAGKRYLCGDQFTAADLFMASYLHWAHLMKTLPDLPEFSAYTQPLLDRPASLRSIDLNTAELAAQPA is encoded by the coding sequence ATGACCACCCAAGCACCCACCCTGCGTCTGTTTTTCCATCCCCGTTCGCGTGCTGCCATGGTGCGCTGGATGCTGGAGGAATGCGGTGCCCACTACGACATCACCCGGCTGGAGTTTCACACCAGCATGAAGGCGCCGGACTATCTGGCCCTCAACCCCATGGGCAAGGTGCCCGCCCTCACCCATGGCGATACGGTGATCACCGAAACCGCTGCCATCCTGACCTACCTGGCCGATCTGTTTCCGGAAAAAAATCTGGCCCCGGCAACCGGCAATCCTCTACGCGGCAGCTATTACCGCTGGATGTTTTTCCTGGCCGGCCCTGCCGATGCCGCACTCACCGCCAAATACTTCGGCCACCTGGACCAGCAAACGCCCGAACAAGTCTTTATGGCCGGCTATGGCAGCCTGGATGATGTGGTTGAAACCCTGCGCCTGGCCGTGGCTGGCAAGCGCTATCTGTGTGGCGACCAGTTCACGGCAGCCGATCTGTTCATGGCCAGCTACCTGCACTGGGCCCATCTGATGAAGACGCTGCCCGACCTGCCCGAATTCAGCGCCTATACCCAGCCCCTGCTGGACCGCCCGGCTTCGCTGCGCAGCATAGATCTCAACACCGCAGAGCTGGCAGCGCAACCGGCCTAA
- a CDS encoding helix-turn-helix transcriptional regulator produces the protein MSRSARLLQLLDQLRRARQPQTGPALAQQLGVSLRTLYRDIATLREQGAAIAGDPGVGYAMRPGFLLPPLMFTPDELEALLLGARWASQQADPELAQAAQSALDRVRSALPLDLRIEVDTSGLLVPPMHRADAAPEPWQTALRLAIRQQRKIQLHYSDEKGQLSERCVWPFAMAFFDHTRVVTAWCELRQDFRHFRADRVRSVTPLEERYPEPRASLIERWSKQMCYRIK, from the coding sequence ATGAGCCGCTCCGCCCGCCTGCTGCAGCTGCTGGACCAGCTGCGGCGCGCGCGCCAGCCCCAGACCGGGCCAGCCCTGGCCCAGCAACTGGGCGTGAGCCTGCGCACCCTGTACCGCGACATTGCCACGCTGCGCGAGCAGGGCGCGGCCATTGCCGGCGACCCCGGCGTGGGCTATGCCATGCGCCCCGGCTTTTTGCTGCCGCCGCTGATGTTCACACCCGACGAGCTGGAAGCGCTGCTGCTGGGTGCCCGCTGGGCCAGCCAGCAGGCCGACCCCGAGCTGGCCCAGGCCGCCCAGTCCGCGCTGGACCGCGTGCGCAGCGCCCTGCCACTGGATTTGCGCATCGAGGTCGACACCAGCGGGCTGCTGGTGCCCCCCATGCACCGGGCCGATGCCGCACCCGAGCCCTGGCAAACCGCTCTGCGCCTGGCCATACGGCAGCAACGCAAGATACAGCTGCACTACAGCGATGAAAAAGGCCAGCTCAGCGAGCGCTGCGTCTGGCCTTTTGCCATGGCGTTTTTTGACCATACCCGCGTGGTCACCGCCTGGTGCGAGCTGCGCCAGGATTTCCGGCATTTCCGCGCCGACCGCGTGCGCTCGGTCACGCCGCTGGAGGAGCGCTATCCCGAGCCACGCGCTAGTCTGATTGAGCGCTGGTCGAAGCAGATGTGCTACAGGATCAAATAG